A single Actinomadura algeriensis DNA region contains:
- a CDS encoding ABC transporter permease, with amino-acid sequence MILRTAGAAARAAALLAAVSVPVFAATALLPADAAEHRTGGRADAARLAELRAELGLDRPAWERYLTWAGGMLRGDPGASLLTGRPVGELVAERLPATLALAGCALAVAIPLALLLAWSIGASRAFAGVAAAVAAVPQVVFAAGLAVLFAGVLGWLPPVSLLPPGGAPPLELLVLPALALALPAAAFAAGPLGGAVADAARRPHVRDAVARGVPAGRVALRHVAPFVLAPAVRMLALLTGGLLAATAVVEVLFGYAGLGELLVSSIGTRDAPVVQAVALLAALPVLAGLAVADVLGDRA; translated from the coding sequence GTGATCCTCCGGACGGCCGGGGCCGCGGCCCGCGCCGCCGCGCTCCTCGCGGCGGTGTCGGTGCCGGTGTTCGCCGCCACGGCGCTCCTCCCCGCCGACGCGGCCGAGCACCGGACCGGCGGGCGGGCCGACGCGGCCCGGCTCGCCGAACTGCGCGCCGAACTCGGCCTCGACCGTCCGGCCTGGGAGCGGTACCTGACGTGGGCGGGCGGCATGCTGCGCGGCGACCCCGGGGCCTCGCTGCTCACCGGACGTCCCGTCGGCGAACTCGTCGCGGAACGGCTGCCCGCCACCCTCGCCCTCGCGGGCTGCGCGCTCGCGGTCGCGATCCCGCTGGCGCTGCTGCTCGCGTGGTCGATCGGCGCGTCCCGCGCGTTCGCGGGGGTCGCGGCGGCGGTCGCGGCCGTCCCGCAGGTGGTGTTCGCGGCCGGGCTCGCGGTGCTCTTCGCGGGCGTCCTCGGCTGGCTGCCGCCCGTGTCGCTGCTGCCGCCCGGCGGGGCGCCGCCCCTCGAACTCCTCGTGCTGCCCGCCCTCGCCCTCGCGCTCCCCGCGGCGGCGTTCGCGGCGGGCCCGCTCGGCGGCGCGGTCGCCGACGCCGCCCGCCGCCCGCACGTGCGGGACGCCGTCGCGCGCGGCGTCCCCGCCGGACGGGTCGCGCTGCGGCACGTCGCCCCGTTCGTGCTCGCCCCCGCCGTCCGGATGCTCGCGCTGCTCACCGGCGGCCTGCTCGCCGCCACCGCCGTCGTCGAGGTGCTGTTCGGCTACGCGGGGCTCGGCGAACTGCTGGTCAGCTCGATCGGCACCCGCGACGCGCCCGTCGTGCAGGCCGTCGCGCTGCTCGCCGCGCTGCCCGTCCTCGCGGGCCTCGCCGTCGCCGACGTCCTCGGGGACCGCGCATGA
- a CDS encoding ABC transporter substrate-binding protein, with the protein MKAPLAGAMALALGLVLAGCGTSDDAGSSGGTLRYVAVGAPATAIHDPHGGIGNQSDLTRFALLYDVLAKPGADGGTELRLAKSIEPDGDDLTSWTVELRTDATFTDGRPVRAADVLFSLRRIHEKAAENFGRMQMFDLEASKAVDQHTLSLRTVRPYAEVPRALESVTFVVPEGTTDFSRPVPGSGPFKMAGGTAQNAVLERNADWWGPEPPTRRIEIRAVPDPQARAQAVISGQADVAGSIAPATAKQVAGNKELQVVHRPAVTMYPFVMRLDTEPFDDPKVRTAIKLAADREELLGKVFLGFGKIGNDLLTPADPSSPAGVPQRDRDVARAKALLAEAGHPDGLDLTLATTTSYPGMDTAATLLAQQLGEAGITVKVENEPPDTYWTDVFAKSPFYTGFFGGIPFTDVARVSLLGDAPTNETAWKRPEWDEAYRAAMGIADEAERRKRLGELQLELRDEGGYLVWGVGDGLDLAAADVTGLPTGAGFGSVFIDRIAR; encoded by the coding sequence ATGAAAGCCCCCCTCGCGGGCGCGATGGCGCTCGCCCTCGGACTCGTCCTCGCCGGATGCGGGACGAGCGACGACGCCGGATCGTCCGGCGGCACCCTGCGGTACGTGGCGGTCGGCGCGCCCGCGACCGCGATCCACGACCCGCACGGCGGCATCGGCAACCAGTCCGACCTGACCCGGTTCGCCCTTCTTTACGACGTGCTGGCCAAGCCCGGTGCGGACGGCGGGACCGAGCTGCGGCTCGCGAAGTCCATCGAACCGGACGGCGACGACCTGACCTCCTGGACGGTCGAACTCCGCACCGACGCGACGTTCACCGACGGACGTCCCGTCCGTGCGGCCGACGTGCTGTTCTCGCTCCGCCGTATCCACGAGAAGGCGGCGGAGAACTTCGGCCGCATGCAGATGTTCGATCTGGAGGCGTCGAAGGCCGTCGACCAGCACACGCTCTCCTTGAGGACCGTCCGTCCCTATGCGGAGGTCCCGCGCGCGCTTGAGTCGGTGACGTTCGTCGTGCCCGAGGGCACCACCGACTTCAGCCGTCCGGTACCGGGGTCGGGTCCGTTCAAGATGGCGGGCGGCACCGCGCAGAACGCCGTCCTGGAACGCAACGCGGACTGGTGGGGGCCGGAGCCGCCGACGCGCCGCATCGAGATCCGGGCCGTCCCGGACCCGCAGGCCCGCGCCCAGGCGGTGATCTCCGGGCAGGCGGACGTCGCCGGAAGCATCGCCCCCGCGACGGCGAAGCAGGTCGCGGGGAACAAGGAACTGCAGGTCGTGCACCGTCCGGCGGTGACGATGTACCCGTTCGTCATGCGGCTGGACACCGAGCCGTTCGACGACCCGAAGGTGCGGACGGCGATCAAGCTCGCCGCCGACCGCGAGGAACTCCTCGGCAAGGTGTTCCTCGGCTTCGGGAAGATCGGCAACGACCTGCTGACGCCCGCCGACCCGTCCAGCCCGGCGGGCGTCCCGCAGCGGGACCGCGACGTCGCCCGCGCCAAGGCGCTCCTCGCCGAGGCCGGGCACCCGGACGGCCTCGACCTCACGCTCGCCACCACCACGTCCTACCCGGGCATGGACACCGCCGCGACGCTCCTCGCGCAGCAGCTCGGCGAGGCCGGGATCACCGTGAAGGTGGAGAACGAGCCGCCCGACACCTACTGGACCGACGTCTTCGCCAAGAGCCCCTTCTACACCGGTTTCTTCGGCGGCATCCCGTTCACCGACGTCGCCCGCGTCTCCCTCCTCGGCGACGCCCCCACCAACGAGACCGCCTGGAAACGCCCCGAATGGGACGAGGCGTACCGCGCGGCGATGGGCATCGCCGACGAGGCGGAGCGGCGCAAGCGCCTCGGCGAACTGCAACTGGAGCTGCGCGACGAGGGCGGCTACCTGGTGTGGGGCGTCGGCGACGGCCTCGACCTCGCCGCCGCCGACGTGACCGGGCTGCCGACCGGCGCCGGGTTCGGCAGCGTGTTCATCGACCGGATCGCCCGGTGA